One region of Thiomonas intermedia genomic DNA includes:
- the zwf gene encoding glucose-6-phosphate dehydrogenase, translated as MTSTPVFDMVLFGGTGDLVMRKLLPALYQAHRAGQLHPQGRILALGRRDADRAAYLAQMDQEARVHVQADFDAPAWSGFIERIEYAKLDASHPEDFDALAARLGTDGERVTVCYLATAPALFAQICAELARVGLNHPGVRVVLEKPLGHDLASSDAINAAVAPSFAEHQLYRIDHYLGKESVQNLMAMRFGNVLFEPLWRREWVDNVQITIAEDLGVGGRGEFYDKTGALRDMVQNHLLQLLCMVAMEPPASLQADAIRDEKLKVLQALKPFAEADVAARTVRGQYRAGAIDGQPVGGYLQEADIEAASRTETFVALKAEVVNWRWAGVPFFLRTGKRMAERLAEIVISFRAVPLHLFGGVTALQGANRLVIRLQPEESISLHFLAKEPGDGMRLHPTQLDLDFEATAQKRRADAYERLLLDVIRGQLGLFMRRDELTAAWRWVEPILEGWARNAEAPKTYTAGTWGPAASSALLSRDGASWHEEL; from the coding sequence ATGACTTCGACCCCTGTTTTCGACATGGTGTTGTTCGGCGGCACTGGCGATCTGGTGATGCGCAAGCTCCTGCCCGCGCTCTACCAGGCCCACCGCGCCGGGCAATTGCATCCCCAAGGGCGGATTCTGGCGCTCGGCCGAAGAGACGCCGACCGCGCCGCCTACCTCGCCCAGATGGACCAAGAGGCCAGGGTGCACGTGCAGGCCGATTTCGACGCCCCCGCGTGGAGCGGTTTTATCGAGCGCATCGAGTACGCCAAGCTTGATGCGTCGCACCCCGAAGACTTTGACGCCCTGGCCGCGCGGCTGGGCACGGACGGCGAGCGCGTCACCGTCTGCTACCTCGCCACCGCCCCCGCCCTGTTCGCCCAGATCTGCGCCGAGCTCGCCCGCGTTGGGCTCAACCACCCCGGCGTGCGCGTCGTGCTGGAGAAGCCCCTGGGCCACGACCTGGCCTCCTCCGACGCCATCAACGCCGCCGTGGCCCCGTCCTTCGCCGAGCACCAGCTCTACCGCATCGACCACTACCTGGGCAAGGAATCGGTGCAGAACCTCATGGCCATGCGCTTTGGCAACGTGCTGTTCGAGCCGCTGTGGCGCCGCGAGTGGGTGGACAACGTGCAGATCACCATCGCCGAGGATCTGGGCGTGGGCGGCCGCGGCGAGTTCTACGACAAGACCGGCGCGCTGCGCGACATGGTGCAGAACCACCTGCTGCAACTGCTGTGCATGGTGGCCATGGAGCCCCCGGCCAGCCTGCAGGCCGACGCCATCCGCGACGAGAAGCTCAAGGTGCTGCAGGCGCTCAAGCCCTTTGCCGAGGCCGATGTGGCCGCGCGCACCGTGCGCGGGCAGTACCGCGCGGGCGCCATCGACGGCCAGCCGGTGGGGGGCTATCTGCAGGAAGCCGACATCGAGGCGGCCAGCCGCACCGAGACCTTCGTGGCGCTCAAGGCCGAGGTGGTGAACTGGCGCTGGGCGGGGGTGCCGTTCTTCCTGCGCACGGGCAAGCGCATGGCCGAGCGGCTGGCGGAGATCGTCATCAGCTTTCGGGCCGTGCCGCTGCACCTGTTCGGCGGCGTGACCGCGCTGCAGGGGGCCAACCGGCTGGTGATCCGGCTGCAGCCCGAGGAGAGCATCAGCCTGCACTTTCTGGCCAAGGAGCCCGGCGACGGCATGCGGCTGCATCCCACGCAGCTCGATCTGGACTTCGAGGCCACGGCGCAAAAGCGCCGGGCCGATGCCTACGAGCGGCTGCTGCTTGATGTGATCCGCGGCCAGCTCGGGCTGTTCATGCGCCGCGACGAGCTCACCGCCGCCTGGCGCTGGGTGGAGCCTATCCTGGAGGGCTGGGCGCGCAACGCCGAGGCGCCCAAAACCTACACCGCAGGCACCTGGGGACCAGCCGCCTCCAGCGCCCTGCTCTCGCGCGACGGCGCATCATGGCATGAGGAACTGTGA
- the edd gene encoding phosphogluconate dehydratase: MPSLHPVLTAVTQRIEARSAARRAAYLSRVRGARGSKVERSQLSCTNLAHAIAAAPVAAKVLLKDVGAQSRPNLAIVSAYNDMLSAHQPLGAFPAWIKEAALAVGATAQFAGGVPAMCDGITQGQTGMELSLFSRDVIAMATAVALSHQMFDAGLYLGVCDKIVPGLLIGALAFGHLPGIFVPGGPMTSGMPNDEKARIRALHAEGKIGRAELLEAEMQSYHGAGTCTFYGTANSNQMLMEIMGLHLPGSAFVNPGTPLREALTRAAATRAVAISAEGPEYTPIGEVVDVRVIVNGLVGLLCTGGSTNHTLHLVAIARAAGIDINWTDFDDLSKAVPTLTKLYPNGQADVNQFHAAGGMAFVIRELLGAGLLHPDVQTVAGPGLARYTQEPGLDDGRLVWREGTKRSLDAAILRPAAEPFAPDGGLKLMTGNLGRGIIKISAVKPEHQVVTAPAIVFDDQDDLLAAFKRGELERDFVAVIRFQGPAANGMPELHKLMPTLGVLQSRGFKVALVTDGRMSGASGKVPSAIHMTPEAAHGGPLAKVRNGDAITLDGSKGTVNAEVPAEAWAARAAERIDLARNQTGLGRELFAAFRQHVDGAEQGAASFGHFDEAAAPMGAEVETGALR; this comes from the coding sequence ATGCCTTCTTTGCATCCTGTCCTGACCGCCGTGACGCAACGCATCGAGGCGCGCAGCGCGGCGCGGCGCGCGGCCTACCTGTCGCGGGTGCGCGGCGCCCGGGGCAGCAAGGTCGAGCGCAGCCAGCTCTCCTGCACCAATCTGGCGCACGCGATCGCCGCGGCGCCCGTGGCGGCCAAGGTGCTGCTCAAGGACGTTGGCGCTCAGTCCCGGCCCAATCTGGCCATCGTTTCCGCCTACAACGACATGCTTTCGGCGCACCAGCCGCTGGGGGCGTTTCCGGCCTGGATCAAGGAGGCGGCGCTGGCCGTGGGCGCCACCGCCCAGTTCGCCGGCGGCGTGCCCGCGATGTGCGACGGCATCACCCAGGGCCAGACAGGCATGGAGCTGTCGCTGTTCTCGCGCGACGTCATCGCCATGGCCACCGCCGTGGCCTTGAGCCATCAGATGTTCGACGCCGGGCTGTACCTGGGCGTGTGCGACAAGATCGTGCCCGGCCTGCTCATCGGCGCGCTGGCGTTTGGCCATCTGCCGGGCATTTTCGTGCCCGGCGGCCCCATGACCAGCGGCATGCCCAATGACGAGAAGGCCCGCATCCGCGCGCTGCATGCCGAAGGCAAGATCGGCCGCGCCGAGCTGCTCGAGGCCGAAATGCAGTCGTATCACGGCGCGGGCACCTGCACCTTCTACGGCACCGCCAACTCCAACCAGATGCTCATGGAGATCATGGGCCTGCACCTGCCCGGCTCGGCTTTCGTCAACCCCGGCACCCCGCTGCGCGAAGCGCTCACCCGGGCGGCCGCCACCCGCGCGGTGGCGATCTCGGCCGAAGGGCCGGAGTACACGCCCATTGGCGAGGTGGTCGATGTGCGGGTCATCGTCAACGGGCTCGTCGGCCTGCTGTGCACGGGCGGCTCGACCAACCACACCCTGCATCTGGTGGCCATCGCCCGCGCGGCGGGCATCGACATCAACTGGACCGATTTCGACGATCTCTCCAAGGCGGTGCCCACGCTCACCAAGCTCTACCCCAACGGTCAGGCCGACGTGAACCAGTTTCATGCGGCGGGTGGCATGGCCTTTGTCATCCGCGAGCTGCTGGGCGCCGGGCTGCTGCACCCCGATGTGCAGACCGTGGCCGGCCCCGGCCTGGCCCGCTACACGCAGGAACCGGGGCTGGACGACGGACGGCTGGTGTGGCGAGAGGGCACTAAGCGCTCGCTCGACGCGGCCATCCTGCGCCCGGCGGCCGAGCCCTTCGCGCCCGATGGCGGGCTCAAGCTCATGACCGGCAATCTGGGGCGCGGCATCATCAAGATCTCCGCGGTCAAGCCCGAACATCAGGTCGTCACCGCGCCGGCCATCGTTTTCGATGATCAGGACGACCTTCTGGCCGCCTTCAAGCGCGGCGAACTCGAACGCGACTTCGTCGCCGTCATCCGCTTCCAGGGCCCGGCGGCCAACGGCATGCCCGAGCTGCACAAACTCATGCCCACGCTGGGCGTGCTGCAGAGCCGAGGCTTCAAGGTGGCGCTGGTGACCGACGGCCGCATGTCGGGCGCTTCCGGCAAGGTGCCTTCGGCCATCCACATGACCCCCGAGGCCGCCCATGGCGGACCGCTGGCCAAGGTGCGCAACGGCGATGCCATCACCCTGGACGGCAGCAAAGGCACCGTCAATGCCGAAGTGCCGGCCGAGGCCTGGGCCGCACGCGCCGCCGAACGCATCGACCTCGCACGCAACCAGACCGGCCTGGGACGCGAGTTATTCGCCGCCTTCCGCCAGCACGTGGACGGAGCCGAGCAGGGCGCGGCCAGCTTTGGCCATTTTGATGAGGCGGCCGCCCCCATGGGCGCGGAAGTCGAAACCGGAGCCCTGCGATGA
- a CDS encoding bifunctional 4-hydroxy-2-oxoglutarate aldolase/2-dehydro-3-deoxy-phosphogluconate aldolase yields MTPHDLLRAAPVMPVLVIHDAGLAVDLAHALIAGGLRALEVTLRTPAALEAIAQIRQHVPGALVGAGTVLSPADWLRAQEAGAQFGISPGLTPALLEATRRSTLPFVPGVSTASEAMTAMDAGFTALKLFPAEAVGGQALLKSLHGPLPQLLFCPTGGIHPNNAAAYLALPNVGCVGGSWLAPEAALAARNWQAITELARQAASLRG; encoded by the coding sequence ATGACCCCTCACGACTTGCTGCGCGCCGCACCGGTCATGCCGGTGCTGGTGATTCACGATGCAGGCTTGGCCGTCGACCTCGCGCACGCGCTGATCGCCGGCGGCCTGCGCGCCCTGGAAGTCACGCTGCGCACCCCGGCCGCGCTTGAGGCCATCGCCCAGATCCGCCAGCACGTGCCCGGCGCCCTGGTCGGCGCCGGCACGGTGCTGAGCCCGGCCGACTGGCTGCGGGCGCAAGAGGCAGGCGCGCAATTCGGCATCAGCCCCGGTCTGACCCCTGCGCTGCTGGAGGCGACCCGCCGCAGCACGCTGCCCTTCGTGCCCGGCGTGTCCACCGCCAGCGAGGCCATGACGGCGATGGACGCGGGCTTCACCGCGCTGAAGCTGTTTCCTGCCGAGGCCGTGGGCGGGCAGGCCCTGCTCAAGTCGCTCCACGGCCCGCTGCCGCAGCTGCTCTTCTGCCCCACTGGCGGTATCCATCCCAACAACGCCGCAGCCTATCTGGCCCTGCCCAACGTGGGCTGCGTGGGCGGCTCCTGGCTGGCGCCCGAAGCGGCCCTGGCCGCCCGCAACTGGCAAGCCATCACCGAGCTGGCGCGGCAGGCGGCCTCACTGCGCGGTTGA
- a CDS encoding HAD family hydrolase has protein sequence MPVRAVVFDMDGVLLDSEGAWLQARRDYAQSLDRVWTDADHAASMGSNLEGGSRIMVERLRLKLSPEQVAQDLLDRMRRGYAEQLPACAGAVDAVRRLAARFRLGLATGSPASLAEPALRRLGLLDSFAVRVYGDDVAQGKPSPDIYLKAVDALSVKPAQAVGVEDSANGLRALHAAGLAAIALIDPVFPPAPEALALADVRLHHLNALDVDAVFAAFQAGAGAKGLRPL, from the coding sequence ATGCCGGTTCGCGCAGTCGTGTTCGACATGGACGGGGTGCTTCTCGATTCCGAGGGTGCGTGGCTGCAGGCCCGGCGCGACTATGCCCAAAGCCTGGACCGCGTCTGGACCGACGCCGATCATGCCGCGAGCATGGGCAGCAACCTTGAAGGCGGATCCCGCATCATGGTCGAGCGCCTGCGCCTGAAGCTCAGTCCCGAGCAGGTGGCGCAGGACCTGCTCGACCGCATGCGGCGGGGCTATGCCGAGCAACTCCCGGCCTGCGCCGGAGCGGTCGACGCGGTGCGCCGCCTGGCAGCCCGGTTTCGCCTTGGTCTGGCCACAGGCTCGCCCGCATCCCTGGCCGAGCCCGCGCTGCGCCGACTCGGCCTGCTCGACAGCTTTGCGGTCCGCGTCTATGGCGACGACGTGGCACAGGGCAAGCCATCGCCCGATATCTATCTGAAAGCCGTTGACGCACTGAGCGTCAAGCCCGCGCAGGCCGTGGGCGTCGAAGACTCGGCCAACGGCCTGCGCGCCCTGCACGCCGCCGGCCTGGCCGCCATCGCTCTGATCGACCCCGTCTTCCCGCCCGCCCCCGAGGCCCTCGCGCTGGCGGACGTGCGGCTTCATCATCTGAATGCGCTGGATGTCGATGCCGTCTTCGCGGCCTTCCAGGCGGGGGCTGGTGCGAAAGGTCTTCGGCCGCTGTGA
- a CDS encoding carbohydrate kinase family protein, with protein sequence MHLVCGEALMDVFGGHATPAGMALDARVGGSPFNVAIGLARLRQPVAYFGGLSTDFLGERLRSALSAEGVDLRAVHRSAAPTTLSIVGLDAAGVPSYAFYGEGCADRQVPDAARAAVRALLPRITALHVGSYAMMVQPVAATLRALVDEWRETAVVAYDPNLRLNVEPRLDVWRDGVDWMLARAHLVKISAEDLALLHPGWTGERFAAHCLSLGVRLVVLTEGGAGARGWTSGAQARVEAMPVALVDTVGAGDTFQAALLTALAEGGALTATAMTALDAGALHAMLDFANRAAALTCGRRGADLPRRDALQTQARLDFATTRP encoded by the coding sequence ATGCACCTTGTTTGCGGCGAAGCCTTGATGGATGTTTTCGGCGGCCACGCCACGCCGGCCGGCATGGCGCTGGATGCGCGGGTGGGCGGGTCGCCCTTCAATGTCGCCATTGGCCTGGCCCGTTTGCGGCAGCCCGTTGCGTATTTCGGCGGGCTTTCCACCGACTTTCTGGGCGAACGTCTGCGCTCGGCCTTGTCGGCTGAGGGCGTGGACCTTCGAGCGGTGCATCGCAGCGCCGCGCCAACGACACTCAGCATCGTGGGGTTGGATGCAGCGGGCGTGCCCAGCTACGCCTTCTACGGCGAGGGTTGCGCCGACCGGCAGGTGCCGGATGCCGCACGCGCTGCCGTGCGGGCACTGTTGCCGCGGATCACCGCGCTGCATGTGGGTTCGTATGCCATGATGGTCCAGCCGGTGGCGGCCACCCTGCGCGCGCTGGTCGACGAATGGCGCGAGACGGCCGTGGTGGCGTATGACCCGAACTTGCGGCTCAATGTCGAACCTCGGCTCGATGTCTGGCGCGACGGCGTGGACTGGATGCTGGCGCGCGCGCATCTGGTGAAGATCAGCGCGGAAGATCTTGCCTTGCTGCATCCCGGCTGGACTGGCGAGCGCTTTGCTGCGCACTGTCTGTCGCTCGGCGTGCGCCTGGTCGTGCTCACCGAGGGCGGTGCTGGGGCGAGAGGCTGGACATCGGGTGCGCAGGCCAGGGTTGAGGCCATGCCGGTGGCGCTGGTGGACACCGTGGGCGCGGGAGACACTTTTCAAGCCGCGCTGTTGACCGCGCTGGCCGAAGGCGGCGCGTTGACGGCGACCGCCATGACCGCATTGGACGCGGGTGCCCTGCACGCCATGCTGGACTTCGCCAACCGTGCCGCGGCGCTCACCTGCGGCCGACGCGGAGCCGATCTGCCGCGGCGCGATGCGTTGCAGACTCAAGCACGTCTTGACTTCGCCACGACGCGCCCATAG
- a CDS encoding ABC transporter substrate-binding protein translates to MKKTLLCLAMTAAAVLSVPAHAADKSVQVIHWWTSGGEAAALGVLKNDLASQGVTWKDVPIAGGGGAQAMTTLRARLLAGDPPTASQMLGFTITDWAKQGVLQDLTPLAVKGNWAQKVPKALQQFDVYKGKWIAAPIDVHSTNWVWANKAVLEKAGVTTEPKTWDDFIADLEKVKKAGFIGLALGGQSWQEATMFDGVVLSTGGPDFYRKAFIDRDQAALSSPLMLKAFQRMSELRKYVDPNFANRDWNVATGMVINGKAGFQIMGNWALGEFNHANKVPEKDYLCFNVPGTQGSVIYNSDVFAFFKVGASEKAAQDLMAEDVMSPKVQVGFNVLKGSAPAVLGTSDADFNACGKKAIAQLAYADKHNTLLGSMSQGYAVPPQIQNAFYDVISREFNGQITPQEAVKQLAAAAKAQY, encoded by the coding sequence ATGAAAAAAACCTTGTTGTGCCTTGCCATGACCGCGGCTGCGGTGCTTTCCGTGCCGGCGCATGCCGCAGACAAAAGCGTCCAGGTGATTCACTGGTGGACATCGGGCGGTGAAGCTGCGGCGCTGGGCGTACTGAAGAACGATCTCGCCTCGCAGGGCGTGACCTGGAAGGACGTGCCCATCGCGGGTGGCGGCGGGGCCCAGGCCATGACCACTTTGCGGGCGCGGCTGCTGGCCGGCGATCCTCCGACCGCTTCGCAGATGCTGGGTTTCACCATCACCGACTGGGCCAAGCAGGGTGTGCTGCAAGACCTCACGCCGCTGGCGGTGAAGGGCAACTGGGCGCAGAAGGTGCCCAAGGCGCTGCAGCAGTTCGACGTTTACAAGGGCAAGTGGATCGCCGCACCGATCGATGTGCATTCCACCAACTGGGTCTGGGCCAACAAGGCGGTGCTGGAGAAGGCTGGCGTGACGACCGAACCCAAGACCTGGGATGACTTCATCGCCGATCTGGAGAAGGTCAAGAAGGCCGGGTTCATCGGTCTGGCGCTGGGCGGTCAATCCTGGCAGGAGGCCACGATGTTTGACGGCGTCGTGTTGTCGACTGGCGGACCGGATTTCTATCGCAAGGCCTTCATCGACCGCGATCAAGCGGCGCTGAGCTCGCCGCTGATGCTCAAGGCTTTTCAGCGCATGAGCGAGCTGCGCAAATATGTCGATCCCAATTTCGCCAACCGCGACTGGAACGTGGCCACCGGCATGGTGATCAACGGCAAGGCGGGTTTCCAGATCATGGGCAACTGGGCGCTGGGCGAATTCAACCACGCCAACAAGGTGCCCGAGAAAGATTACCTGTGCTTCAACGTTCCGGGCACGCAGGGTTCGGTGATCTACAACTCCGACGTGTTCGCCTTCTTCAAGGTGGGCGCGTCCGAGAAGGCGGCACAGGATCTGATGGCCGAGGACGTGATGTCGCCCAAGGTGCAAGTGGGCTTCAACGTGCTCAAGGGCTCGGCGCCGGCTGTACTGGGTACGTCGGACGCTGACTTCAACGCTTGCGGCAAGAAGGCCATCGCCCAGTTGGCCTATGCCGACAAGCACAACACCTTGCTGGGTTCGATGTCGCAGGGCTACGCCGTGCCGCCACAGATCCAGAACGCTTTCTATGACGTGATTTCGCGCGAATTCAATGGCCAGATCACGCCACAGGAAGCCGTCAAGCAACTCGCCGCAGCGGCCAAGGCGCAATATTGA
- a CDS encoding carbohydrate ABC transporter permease, with protein MKAGFLPKLLLSPSVLLVLACVYGFIAYTVYLSFTASQMLPNYEWVGLTNYKILLGLQNWWISVNNLWIFALLYIVISMGLGLFLAILIDQKIRAESVVRSIFLYPMALSFIVVGTAWKWLFDPGVGFEHVIRQLGFTSFSLRWVTESHLAIYCIVVAAIWQTTGFVMAMFLAGLRGIDAEPVNAARIDGARTWQIYVHVIIPQLAPVFASAFVVLVTMAIKSYDLVVALTSGGPANGSWLPSVFMYQYTFTRSEMGVGSASSVLMLLAVGLFVLPYLLSEVRRVKYG; from the coding sequence ATGAAGGCCGGATTCCTGCCCAAACTCCTGCTCAGCCCCAGCGTGCTGCTGGTGCTGGCCTGCGTGTATGGCTTTATCGCCTACACCGTCTACCTGTCGTTCACAGCATCCCAGATGTTGCCCAACTACGAGTGGGTAGGACTGACCAATTACAAGATCCTGCTGGGTTTGCAGAACTGGTGGATTTCGGTGAACAACCTCTGGATCTTCGCGCTGCTCTACATCGTGATCTCCATGGGGCTGGGCCTGTTTCTGGCCATTCTGATCGACCAGAAAATTCGCGCTGAATCGGTGGTGCGATCGATTTTTCTCTACCCCATGGCGCTGTCCTTCATCGTGGTGGGCACGGCTTGGAAGTGGCTTTTCGATCCTGGCGTGGGGTTCGAGCATGTGATCCGCCAACTGGGGTTCACCAGCTTCAGTCTGCGTTGGGTGACGGAAAGTCACCTGGCGATCTACTGCATCGTGGTTGCGGCCATCTGGCAGACCACGGGTTTCGTCATGGCCATGTTTCTTGCCGGGCTGCGCGGCATCGATGCCGAGCCTGTCAACGCCGCGCGCATCGATGGCGCGCGGACCTGGCAGATCTATGTGCACGTCATCATTCCCCAGCTCGCGCCCGTGTTCGCTTCAGCCTTCGTGGTGCTGGTGACCATGGCGATCAAGTCGTATGACCTGGTCGTGGCGCTGACCAGCGGCGGACCGGCCAACGGCAGCTGGCTGCCGTCGGTCTTCATGTATCAATACACCTTCACTCGCAGCGAAATGGGTGTGGGCTCGGCCAGCTCCGTCTTGATGTTGCTCGCCGTGGGGCTGTTCGTGCTGCCTTATCTGTTGAGTGAAGTGCGGAGGGTGAAATATGGCTGA
- a CDS encoding carbohydrate ABC transporter permease: MADVALPSQGTHVSAGLRVGRVALYAVLGFMALLFLIPLYVMLVNAFKPLSEIETGNLITLPSHWTLQPWLTAWGTAQIGVSAHGLKPYFLNSFLIAIPAVIISTLIGALNGYILTQYKFRGANLVYAALLFAVFIPFQIVLIPMARLLGMMDLSGTIKGLIFVNVVYGIGFVTLFFRNYYAAFPHELVRSARMDGAGFFGVLWRILLPNSAPIIVVTVIWQFTNIWNEFLFGSTFSSYSSSPLTVALNNLVNSSMGVKEYNVYFAAAIIAAVPTLIVYLLSGKYFVRGLMAGSVKG, encoded by the coding sequence ATGGCTGATGTCGCCTTGCCGAGCCAGGGCACACACGTCTCCGCCGGGCTGCGGGTGGGACGTGTGGCGCTGTATGCGGTGCTGGGGTTCATGGCGCTGCTGTTTCTGATCCCGCTCTACGTCATGCTGGTCAATGCGTTCAAGCCATTGAGCGAGATCGAGACCGGCAACCTCATCACCCTGCCCTCGCACTGGACCCTGCAGCCCTGGCTGACGGCCTGGGGCACGGCGCAGATCGGCGTGTCGGCGCATGGTCTGAAGCCCTACTTTCTCAACTCTTTCCTGATCGCCATTCCTGCGGTGATCATCTCCACGCTCATCGGCGCGCTCAATGGCTACATCCTCACGCAGTACAAGTTCCGGGGGGCGAATCTGGTCTATGCCGCGCTGCTGTTCGCCGTGTTCATTCCCTTTCAGATTGTGCTCATTCCCATGGCGCGCCTGCTTGGCATGATGGATCTGTCGGGCACCATCAAAGGGCTGATCTTCGTCAACGTGGTCTATGGCATCGGCTTCGTCACCCTGTTCTTCCGCAACTATTACGCGGCATTTCCGCATGAGTTGGTGCGCTCGGCGCGCATGGACGGCGCGGGGTTTTTCGGGGTGCTGTGGCGCATTCTGCTGCCCAACAGCGCGCCCATCATCGTGGTCACGGTGATCTGGCAGTTCACCAATATCTGGAACGAGTTCCTCTTCGGTTCGACCTTCAGCAGCTATTCCTCGTCGCCGCTGACCGTGGCGCTGAACAATCTGGTCAACAGTTCCATGGGCGTCAAGGAATACAACGTGTATTTCGCCGCGGCCATCATCGCGGCCGTGCCCACGCTGATCGTCTACCTCCTTTCCGGCAAGTATTTCGTACGGGGCCTCATGGCGGGCTCCGTCAAGGGCTGA
- a CDS encoding ABC transporter ATP-binding protein, with protein MATLDILGINKSFGAVKVLHDVTIQMADGEFLVLVGPSGCGKSTLMNIIAGLEEPTGGALHLDTQDITRLAPADRNISMVFQSYALYPNMSVAKNIEFPLAMRKVPKAQRAERVRSVAALLQIEHLLDRKPRALSGGQRQRVAIGRALAREPKLYLFDEPLSNLDAQLRLDMRTELKKLHQRLRATIVYVTHDQIEAMTLASRIAVMKGGVIQQLGTPYEVYNKPANTFVAGFMGSPRMNLVKATVARADAGWQLVLRGAGDRSETIDMPQTQADLSAYVGQEVLMGLRAEAICLARDHGGVSPLRRLARARVDVIEPTGSDTLAVLQIGGYEFTARLEPDAQLHVGMETEVYLDLSKLVCFDPKTEARIGA; from the coding sequence ATGGCAACCCTCGACATCCTCGGTATCAACAAGAGCTTCGGCGCCGTCAAGGTGCTGCACGACGTCACCATCCAGATGGCCGACGGCGAGTTCCTCGTGCTGGTGGGCCCTTCGGGCTGCGGCAAGAGCACGCTGATGAACATCATTGCCGGGCTGGAAGAACCCACCGGCGGCGCCCTGCATCTCGACACGCAGGACATCACCCGGCTGGCTCCGGCGGATCGCAACATCTCCATGGTGTTCCAGTCGTATGCGCTCTACCCCAATATGAGCGTGGCCAAGAACATCGAGTTTCCGCTGGCGATGCGCAAGGTGCCCAAGGCGCAGCGTGCCGAACGGGTGCGCAGTGTGGCGGCCTTGTTGCAGATCGAGCATCTGCTCGATCGCAAGCCGCGCGCGCTCTCGGGCGGTCAGCGCCAGCGCGTGGCCATTGGGCGGGCGCTGGCGCGTGAACCCAAGCTCTATCTGTTCGACGAACCCTTGTCCAACCTCGACGCGCAACTGCGTCTGGACATGCGTACCGAGCTGAAGAAGCTGCATCAGCGCCTGCGTGCCACCATCGTCTATGTCACGCACGATCAGATCGAAGCCATGACGCTGGCCAGCCGTATTGCCGTGATGAAGGGCGGCGTGATTCAGCAGTTGGGTACGCCCTACGAGGTCTACAACAAGCCTGCCAACACTTTCGTCGCGGGCTTTATGGGCTCGCCGCGCATGAATCTGGTGAAAGCCACCGTTGCGCGCGCCGATGCTGGGTGGCAACTGGTCCTGCGCGGCGCGGGCGACCGGTCGGAGACCATCGATATGCCTCAGACACAGGCCGATCTGTCGGCGTATGTGGGCCAGGAGGTGCTCATGGGCTTGCGCGCCGAGGCCATCTGCCTGGCCCGCGACCACGGCGGCGTCAGCCCCCTGCGCCGACTGGCACGGGCACGAGTGGATGTGATCGAGCCCACTGGTTCGGACACGCTGGCCGTGCTGCAGATCGGCGGCTACGAATTCACCGCGCGGCTCGAGCCCGATGCCCAGCTGCATGTCGGCATGGAAACCGAGGTCTATCTGGACCTGAGCAAACTGGTCTGCTTCGATCCGAAGACCGAGGCGCGCATCGGCGCCTGA